The Sulfitobacter sp. SK011 genome contains the following window.
GCTCAGCGCGCCGAGCACGAAATATTTCAGGCCCGCCTCGGTTGATTTCACGGAATCGCGGCGCAGGGACGCGACCACATAAAGCGCCAGCGATTGCAGCTCCAGACCCATGTAAAGCGCCATCAGATCACCGGCGCTGACCATCATCATCATGCCAACGGCACTGAGCGCGACCAACATCGGATATTCAAAGCGCAGCAATCCACGGCTTTTCATATACCCCTCGGACATGATCAGCACGGCCGCAGCAGACAGCAGGATCGTCACCTTGGCAAAACGTGCAAAAGAATCCTCGATGAACATGCCGCCAAAGGCAATGCGGGTCCCTTCACCGGTCATCCCGATCCATGCCGCCAGCACGACAAATACCGCGGCTGTCAACCAGACCAACAGGCCACCGGCCTTGTCCTTGGACGTGTAAACCGCCCCCAAAAGCCCCAGCATGGCAAACACCGCCAGCAGGATTTCCGGCAGGATGACATTCAGATCATTGGAAATCATCACTCGGACCTTCCTAGTTTGACACAGCGGCGGATTGAACGACATCGCCTGCCGCCTCCAGCGCCACGTTATAATTTCCCACCAAGGCCGCAACCGACGGCCCGATCATATCGAGCACCAGCGCAGGGTAGACCCCCAAGAGCAGGGTCATCACCACCAGTGGCGCAAATATCCAGCGTTCGCGCGTGGTCATGTCCGTGATCGCCTTAAGGCTTTCCTTGATCAGATCGCCCATGACCACCCGGCGGTACAGCCAAAGCGCATAGGCCGCAGAGAAGATCACACCGGTTGTCGCAACCGCTGCGACCCAGGTATTGACCTGAAAAACCGCCATCAATGTCAGGAATTCACCAACAAACCCCGATGTGCCCGGCAGGCCCACGTTCGCCATTGTGAAGAACATAAAGATCAGGGCATAGGCCGGCATCCGGTTCACCAGACCGCCATAGGCGTCAATCTCGCGGGTGTGCATACGGTCATAGATCACACCGACACACAGGAACAATGCACCCGAGATAAAGCCGTGGCTGATCATCTGGAAAATCGCACCGTCCACGCCCTGCTGGTTCGCGGCAAAGATGCCCATGGTCACGAACCCCATATGTGCGACCGATGAATAGGCAATAAGCTTTTTCATATCTTCCTGCACCAGCGCCACCAGCGAGGTATAGACAATCGCAATTGCCGAAATCCAAAGGACAAAGGGTGCCATCACGTCAGACCCAACCGGGAACATCGGCAGCGAGAACCGCAAAAAGCCATAGCCGCCCATCTTGAGCAGGATCGCCGCCAGAACAACAGAACCCGCCGTTGGGGCCTGCACGTGGGCATCCGGCAACCAGGTGTGCACCGGCCACATCGGCATTTTGACCGCAAAGCTGGCAAAAAACGCAAGGAACATCAGGGTCTGCATGCCGCCAACAATCTGGATGCCCATCAGACTAAAGGTTTCGGACCCAAAGGTATGGGTCAAAAGGCTGATCTCGCATCCGCCGATACAGGTGGTGCCCGCTTCGGTGAACATCGCCACCATCGCGACCAGCATCAGAACCGAACCGAGGAAGGTATAAAGAAAGAACTTGAAGCTGGCATAAATGCGGTCCTTGCCGCCCCAGATGCCAATGATCAGGAACATCGGGATCAGACCTGCTTCAAAGAACAGATAGAAAAGGACCAGATCCAGCGCCATGAACACGCCCAGCATCAGCGTCTCAAGTAGCAAAAACGCAATCATGTATTCTTTGACGCGGGTCTCCACATTCCAGGATGCGGCAATCACCAGCGGCATCATGAAGGTGGTCAACATCACAAACAGGATCGAAATACCGTCAACGCCCAGACGGTATTGCATGCCCAGCAGCCATTCGGCCTCGTCCACATGCTGAAAACCCGGATTGCTGGCGTCAAAATCAAACAGCACAAACAGCGAGATCAGGAAAGTCACAGTCGTGGTGATCATCGCCAGCCATTTGGCATTGCGGCCAGCCGCTGCATCATCACCGCGCAGAAACACGGCCAAAATCAATGCCGCGAAGGCAGGCATGAAGGTGATTATGGAAAGCAGGTGATGGTCCATCAGAATGCTCCGTTCCACCAGGCCGCAATCAAGAGGATCGGCAGCATGACAATTAGAACCGCGGCAAAAATCGCGGCATAAAACAGGGTGGCAACAAAGAGACCTGAGCCTCCCATGACAATGCCGACGCGGGCCAGCGCGCGTGTCGATTTGTTCTCGTCACCGAGATAAAAAGCGGAAAGGCCCATCACCGCGACACAGCCCCCGATGATGAGGTAGAATTCGGTCGGCATCAGTTGGCCCCCCCGCTCATCGACATCCAGGTCACCAGCACAGCGATGCCGATTACCATGGCAAAGGCATAGGTAAAGATATAGCCGGACTGCGCCTTGCCCGCGAGGCGGGTAAAGAACGGGATGATCCCCATCGCCACACCATTGAGCGTGCCGTCGATCACATTGCCGTCCCCGCGTTTCCACAAGAAACGCCCAATTGCTTTAGCCGGGCCGACAAAGATCACATCGTAGAGCTCATCAAAGTACCATTTGTTTTTCAGGAACTGATACAAGGGCTGCTGGTTTGCCGCCAGGCGCGCCGGCAGACTTGGGTTCCAGATATAGAACCACATCGCCATTACGAATCCGCCCAGCATCGCAATAAAGGGGCTGACCTTGACCCAGGCCGGTGCCGCATGGGCATCGTCCAGTACATGATTGTCTGGCCCAAAATAAATCGCCCCTTCACCCGGCGCGCCGCCAAAGGATGCGTGGTGTTCGCCGCCTCCGGCTGCATCATCACCATGGCCCTCGGTCGCTGCAGCGTCATCATGGCCTTTCTCGGCACCCTCAGCATGGGCCGTGCCGTCCGCTGCCATCTCAGCCAGTGGGATGTCATAGAATTCCGCGATGTCCTCGGCATGGCCAAAGAAGCTGTTGTACCAGATCATGCCCGCAAAGATCGCGCCAAGGCTCAACACGCCCAGCGGCACCAGCATGGTCATCGGGCTTTCATGGGCGTGTTCATGGGTGTGCTTGTCGCCGCGTGGCGTGCCGTAGAACGTCATGAACATCAAGCGCCAGCTATAGAACGAGGTCATTGCCGCCGCCACAACCAGCAACCAGAAACCATACATCGACCCGCCTGCCCATGCGGATTCAATAATCGCATCCTTGGACAGGAAGCCGGCAAACCCAAAGTGCGTCAGCGGGATGCCGACACCGGTGATCGCCAGCGTGCCAATCATCATCGCCGCAAAGGTGTAGGGGATCTTCTTGCGCAGACCACCATAGTTGGTCATGTCCTGCTCATGGTGCATGGCGTGAATGACCGAACCTGCCCCAAGAAACAGCATCGCTTTAAAGAACGCATGCGTAAAGAGGTGGAACATCGCGGCCGAATACATGCCAACACCTGCGGCCACGAACATATAGCCCAGCTGCGAACAGGTGGAATACGCAATGACGCGCTTGATATCGGTCTGCACCAGACCCACGGTGGCGGCAAAAAATGCCGTCGACGCCCCGATGACCGTGACAAATATCATCGCCTCAGGTGCAAATTCCATCAGCGGTGACATGCGGCAGACAAGGAAAACCCCCGCTGTCACCATGGTCGCCGCGTGGATCAGGGCGGACACAGGGGTCGGACCTTCCATCGCATCGGGCAACCATGTGTGCAGAAACAACTGGGCCGATTTACCCATTGCACCAACAAACAACAAAAAGGCGATCAGGTTCGCAGCGTTCCATTCGGACCACAGGAACCCAACGGTTTGTTCGGCCAGCTCAGGTGCTGCGGCAAACACATCGTCGAATTTGATGCTGTCGGTCAGATAGAAAAGACCAAAGATACCCAGCGCAAAGCCGAAATCACCGACCCGGTTCACCACGAACGCTTTGATCGCTGCGGCATTGGCCGATGGTTTTTTGTAATAGAACCCGATCAGCAGATACGACGCCACGCCGACCCCTTCCCAGCCAAAGAACATCTGCACAAGGTTGTCGGATGTGACCAGCATCAACATCGCAAAGGTAAAGAACGAGAGGTACGCAAAGAAGCGCGGTTTGTAGGATTCATCTTCGTTGAAATTCACGTCATGCGACATGTAGCCAAACGAGTAAAGATGCACGAGGCTCGACACCGTTGTCACCACAATCAGCATGATCGCGGTCAACCGGTCCATGCGAATGGCCCAATCAGTGGAAAGCGTGCCGCTTTCGATAAAGCGCAATATCTGGATATGCTCGGTGGGACCGTCGAAGGTCAGGAACACCACCCAGCTGAGCAGGGCCGCAAGGAACAGCAAGCCGGTCGAGACCCACATCGCAGCGGTCTCTCCGATGATCTTCCAGCCAAAGCCGCAAATCAATGCACCGACAAGCGGGGCAAATAGGATTGTGGTTTCCATAGCCCTCAGCCCTTCATCACGTTGACGTCTTCGACAGCAATGGTGCCGCGATTACGGAAGAAACAAACCAGAATAGCCAGACCAATCGCGGCCTCGGCGGCGGCAACGGTCAGCACGAAAAGGGTAAAGACCTGGCCCACCAGATCGCCAAGGAAACTGGAAAACGCCACAAGGTTGATGTTTACCGCAAGCAGCATCAACTCAATGCTCATCAGCAGAATGATCACGTTCTTGCGGTTCAGGAAGAGCCCGAAGATGCCAATGACAAACAGCGTCGCCGCCACTGTCAGATAGTGTTCAAGTCCGATCATATCGTCCCTCGGTTTGTTCCCCGTTTACCCGGGTCTTTCATACATCGCCCGTTTTCAGGCTTCTTAGTCTTGTTCCACCCCGACTTCCACCGGGATATGGATTTAGCCGATCAAGTTGTAGCCGCCGAACAGAATGATCAGCACGACAACCAGCACCACAATTGTATTCCTCGACATCGTTTGCGTCCCTTGTCTCGTCCGGTTGCGTTCTTCTGCACAGAAACGCTCTGGACTATCTCAAAAATGCCGGTGCGCTACAGCCCCTGCCCCGGTTTTACGTCTTTCAGTTCCATTGCCGTGGCCGGGTCGCGCATCATCTGGGCAACCACATCCTGGCGTTTGACATCCACACGGTGGCGCAACGTCAAGACAATCGCACCGATCATCGCCACCAGCAGGATCAGACCCGCCAGTTGGAAAAGCAGGAAGTATTGGTCATACAGGATCAGACCCAACGCCTTGGTGTTGAACGTATTTGGATCAATCGCTTGCGCGCGCAGCCCTTCGGCGGCCGCGTTGGTTTCCCATGCGCCAAAGGCCATGACAAACTGCATCAGGATCACCAGACCAATCAGCAAGGCCAGCGGCATATAGCGCGCCATTTCGGCCTTCAGTTCGGCGAAATCAACGTCCAGCATCATGACGACAAACAGGAACAGCACCGCAACCGCGCCGACATAGACGATGATCAGCAACATCGCGACAAATTCCGCGCCCAACAGCACGAACAGCCCTGCCGCACTGAGAAACGACAGGATCAGCCACAGCACCGAATGCACGGGATTACGGCTGATCACGGTAAACAGGCCGCCAGCGATCACGCTGATCGCAAACAGATAGAATGAAAAGACCGTCATGCCCCGTCTTCCTTTTTAGTATCCGCCTTTTCATCCAACACCGTCTGCGCCAGTTCCAGCGCGCGGGTCATGGCGGGGATGCCGGCAAAAACCGACATCTGTCCAATTGTCTCAATGATGTGCTGCTTGGTGGCCCCTGCCTCCAGCGCGTGACGGACGGTCTGGCGCATCGCCACATCGTTTTGTGCACCCTGCATGGTCAGCCCGGCCAGCGTCAGCAACAACCGCGTGCGCGCGTCAAGCCCATCAGGGTTCAGCGTGTTGCCAAAGAAGGTTTCCATCAATTCCTTGGGCATCGTGCCCATCATCGCCTCAAAACCTTTCGGCGAAAACGCATCCATCGCCGGAAACGACTTTGCCATTTCCTGCGCCTGTTTCATCATCGCTTCAAAGGGGTTTGTGGGATCTGTCATCGGTACGGCGCATCCATTTCAAGGTTCCGGGCAATCTCGGCCTCCCAGCGGTCACCGTTCTCCAACAGTTTGTTCTTGTCGTAATACAGCTCTTCACGGGTCTCTGTTGAGAACTCGAAATTCGGACCTTCGACAATCGCATCCACCGGGCAGGCTTCCTGACAGAAACCGCAATAAATGCATTTGGTCATGTCGATGTCATAGCGCGTGGTGCGACGGCTGCCGTCTTCGCGGGGTTCCGCGTCGATGGTGATCGCCTGTGCCGGGCAGATCGCTTCGCAGAGCTTGCACGCGATGCAGCGTTCCTCGCCGTTCGGATAGCGGCGCAGCGCGTGTTCACCACGAAAGCGCGGGGAAAGCGGCCCCTTTTCATGCGGATAGTTCAGCGTGACTTTAGGCGCAAAGAAGTACCGCATGCCCAGCATGAACGCCTTGGCATAATCTTGCAGCAGAAAATATTTTGCCGCGCGGGTATAATCGGTCTGTGCCATCTCAGCCCCCTACTGTCCAGCGGGCATAGACGCCCCAGAACCAGTCAAATTTCGCCGCAAAGGCCACGAACACCACCCAGAACAATGAGAACGGCAGGAACACTTTCCAACCCAGACGCATCAGTTGGTCATAGCGGTAGCGCGGCGTGATAGCCTTGACCATCGAGAACATGAAGAACACCATCAGCATCTTGATGAACATCCACAAGAACCCGTCAGGCAGGAATGGAATGGGTGACAACCAGCCACCAAAGAACAACAGCGACACCAGCGCGCACATCAGCACAACCGCGACCAGTTCACCAATCATGAAAAGCAGGAAAGGTGTCGAGGAATACTCAACCTGATAACCCGCCACCAGTTCTGATTCCGCTTCCGGAAGGTCAAACGGCGGCCGGTTGGTTTCGGCCAAGGCGCTGATAAAGAACAGGATCAGCATCGGGAAATGCGGCAGGAAGTACCAGTTGAAGATGCCCCAGTCGCCGTCCTGCGCGTTCACAATCGAGGTAAAATTCATCGAGCCCGTCGACAGGATCACCCCGATGATGATCAAACCGATGGAAACTTCATATGAAATCATCTGAGCGGCGGACCGCAGCGAGCCGAGGAAGGGGTATTTCGAGTTCGACGCCCAACCGCCCATGATCACACCGTAAACTTCGAGCGAGGAAATCGCGAAGACATACAGGATCGCCACGTTGATATCGGCAAGGATCCAGCCTTCGTTAAACGGGATCACCGCCCATGCGATCATCGCCATGACAAAGGATATCATCGGGGCCAGGAAAAACACTGGACGGTCCGCACCCGCAGGCACGACCACTTCCTTGACGATGTATTTCAGGAAATCTGCAAAGGACTGCAACAGGCCAAAGACGCCAACAACGTTAGGGCCACGCCGCATCATCACCGCAGCCCAGATTTTGCGGTCCGCATACATCAGGAACGCCAGCGCCAACAGCAGCGGCACCACCAGCAGCAACACCTGACCGACAGTCAGCAGGCCAATGCCCAGATATGTGTTGTAAAAGAAGTCAGCCATAGTCCCTCACACCGCCGGAATGCCCTTTTCCGCACAATTCTGTGCGGTTACTTCGGCATCAATTGTCTTCAAGCCCCGTGGCAGGCTTGGCGAGATTGTGTAAACAGCATCTGCCCGCCATATGCCAGCCTCTTGGGTCACATTTGTCCGCAGATGACGTGCAAAACCATAGCCACGGATCAGCGTATATTGTGCCGCTGCACATTCCGCATAGTCCGATACGTCACGCGTTGACAGCGCTTTGGTCATCGCCACGTTGAACTGCACCAGATCGCCGTCAAGCAAGGTGGTCTCTACCCCTTTGTATTCAGGGATAAAATCCTCTGCCGTTGGCACCTGAGGTTCGCAGGCGGCTAACAGGACAGGGACGAGGGCCAACATGGCCTTCACTCCGCCGCCATTGGGTTGGCACGGCGCGCGGCCGCATTTGACGACAATTCCGCCATCAATTCGCTTGCGCGTGCAATCGGGTTCGAGAGGTAAAAATCCGAGAGCGCCGGCGCAAAGCTGGCTTTGCCCAGTTTGCCCTTGGGCAACGCGGACCATTCGTTTTCCGGCACCTGATCAACATCAGCCAGATGCGGCACATCCTTTACCAGCAACTTGCGCAATGCCGCAATGGAATCAAACGGCAATGTCGCGCCCATCTCTGCGCTCAATGCCCGCAGGATCGCCCAGTTTTCCTTGGCTTGGCCCGGCGCGAACCCTGCGCGCGATGCCAGTTGTGGCCGCCCTTCGGTGTTCACAAACAAACCCGGTTCCTCGGTATAGGCGGCACCCGGCAGGATGATATCCGCGCGGTGCGCACCGCGATCCCCATGCGAGCCTTGATAGATCACAAACGGGCCCGCAGCGATGTCGACCTCATCCGCGCCAAGGTTATAGACCACATCGGCACCCGACACATCGTCCATGCCGCCCGGTGCAACCGCACCGATGTCCATCGCACCCACCCGGCCCGCCGCCGTGTGCAGCACCATCAACTTGCTGTCAGTCTTTTCGGCCAGTTCCATCGCGGCGGCCAGCACAGCGGCACCATCCGCCTCGCGCAGCGCGCCCTGGCCGACGATCACAAGGGACGGCACGTCAAGAACCTGTTTGAATTTGGTGCCCAGCACCTTGTCCAGCGCCGCGCGGTCAGTGCCCATATGCGCGTATTCGTAGGTCAGATCGACGGCTTCACCGATCAATCCGATATTGGCCCCCCGCGCCCAAGCCTTGCGGATACGTGCGTTAAGCACTGGTGCTTCAATCGCCGGGTTTGTCCCGATCAACTGGATCATCTGGGCGCTGTCAATGTCTTCAATGGTTGCGGTCCCAACATAGCCTGAACGGTTCCCCGCTGGCAGTTTGGCCCCATCGGTGCGGCACTCGACAACACCACCCTGCCCCTCGATCATCGTTTTAAGCGCATAGGCCGCTTCAACCGACACCAGATCACCGACCAAGCCAGCGACCTTCTTATCTTTCATCGCAGCAGCAGCAGCGGCCAGCGCCTCTGGCCATTCCGCCGGGCGCAGTTTGCCATTCTCGCGCAAATAGGGCGTGTCCAACCGCTGGCGGCGCAACCCGTCCCAGACAAAACGCGTCTTGTCGGAAATCCATTCCTCGTTCACGCCATCATGGTTGCGCGGCAAGATCCGCATCACTTCGCGGCCTTTGGTATCGACACGGATATTGGACCCCAGCGCATCCATCACGTCGATGCTTTCGGTCTTGCTCAACTCCCAAGGCCGCGCGGTAAACGCATAAGGCTTGCTGACCAGCGCGCCAACCGGACACAGATCAATGATGTTGCCCTGCAGATTGCTGTCGAGCGTTTGCCCCAGATACGCTGTGATCTCAGCATCCTCACCCCGGCCTGTCTGGCCCATCTGATGAATGCCCGCGACCTCGGTGGTGAAACGTACGCAACGGGTGCAGGAAATGCAGCGTGTCATGTGGGTTTCGACCAGCGGCCCCAGATCCAGATCGGTGCTGGCACGTTTGGGTTCGCGGAACCGGCTGAAATCAACGCCGTAGGCCATCGCCTGATCCTGCAAATCACATTCGCCCCCCTGATCGCAGATCGGGCAATCCAGCGGGTGATTGATCAGCAGAAACTCCATCACGCCCTCGCGGGCTTTTTTTACCATCGGTGAATTGGTCTTTACCACGGGCGGCTGCCCTTCGGGTCCGGGACGCAAATCCTTGACCTGCATCGCGCAGGATGCCGCAGGCTTGGGTGGACCACCAACAACTTCCACAAGACACATCCGGCAATTGCCCGCAATCGTCAGGCGTTCGTGATAGCAAAAACGTGGGATTTCCACGCCCGCCAATTCACAGGCCTGAATGAGTGTCATCGCACCCTCGGCTTCGATTTCCTTGCCGTCGATGATGATCTTGCGGATATCGCTCATATGCTCATTTCGCTTTTAGTAACGAACCTATACGGCTCGATTTTTGAATCTCTGCACGTCCAAAGGCACAATAGCTTTGCGGGTCCGAAGTATCGACCCCCTTTGCCTTGAAAAATGCAGCTGCTTTTGCCCGTAAACGTGCTTTGTCGGCCTCGCTGTCGGTGTAGGCCTCTATTTCCGCGCTTGTATAGCCCAAAGCCTTGGCTTCTGATTCTAGTTTTCGGACATAGGTGATGGCCCGAAACACCCGCGCGCTGATTGTTGGACAGTTTTTGCGGACGCGGTCCGCGATCCCCAAATCAAAAAGCGCATCGTCGATGGCCGCCACCTTGTTCAAGGGCTGTTTGGCCGCGACAGGTGTTCCCAGCAGGCCAACGCTCAACAGTATAATCAATATCTTACGCATTTTTACGCTCCTCATGTACGCCGGGCACAATGGCCCGATCCGCACATGGGGATTTGCGATGCTGATATGCAATATCAGTGCGCCCTTTGGACAATTGCGCGCGATATGCCGCGCATCTGATCACTGGGGACAAGTGCCTTGAAAGATCAACTTGTTGTCGCTGATCCGCAGTTGTTCCATGTCTGGTCCGATCGACCAATCGATGTCCGAATTACCGTAGTTTTTCACACAATAAGACACGCCTGCATGCCGCCCCGCCTCGCGGGCACCATCAATGGATTTTCCTGGCTCACTGACGGTCACCAGAAATACATCGCGTTGCTTATCAACTTTGCTGACCTTGGTGCGAAAGTATTTGCCGTCAAACAAAATGCGATCTGATTTCTTGGTGCAGCCCGCCATCAGCCCGGCTGTGATCAAAGCCAGAATTACCAAAGTTGATTTCTTCATTTCTGTACCCTTGAATGTGTCGGTCGCTGTAGTTCTGCCTTGTCGATAACGACAATAGAATCATGCACATGCACGCCGCTGAATTCACGCGCCAATGCAGGCACCTGCGGTTTGCCCTTATTGTGATACCACATGTGCATATCATCTATCATCCTGCGCACCGTATTAAAGAAATTTCCCGGCTGTTTAAACCCGCCGCCAAACCGCGCGATATAGGAAGTATGCAAATCCTCGATCATATAGGTACCCCCCATGGTCAGAAGCGGAAATAAAACCTCGAGCGATGTATGAACATGCTCCATCTGGTGGCTGCCATCATCTAGGACCACATCAACACCGCCCATTTCGCGGACCACATCGGCCAGAAACGCAGGGTCATCCTGTGAGCCAATCCGCACCATCGCAGACTGGCCATCGTACTGAGCACAGTCGGGGTTGATATCAACACCGCAAATCACAGCATCCTTGCCCAGGTACCGTCGCCACATCTGCAGGCTGCCACCATTGTTCACACCAATCTCAAGGAATTTGACCGGGGTGCCCCGATAGCGGGAAAAATAGCGATCATAGATCGGCAGATAATGATGCCATTTATGGACTTTCGCCCCCTTGTTGCCCGCATAGATATCAAGCAGATCACCATCAAAGCCATAGCGTTCGCGGATGTCTGCAGCCACATCGCCCTCTTGGGGGAACTTGAATTTCCACATCTCAACCTGTCCTGCTCTTGCGGCCGGAGGCGCTAGGTCGCCCCACTTTATCGTCTTCGCTTCCGTTATTCTGCAAAACGCCGGTTCAGGCAACCTTCGCCTGTGTGCACCCGTGGCTTTGCCACATCTGCGCCTGTTTCAAATGGGACCATCCAAAGGCGTGATCGCTGTCGCCATTCTCACGCAGATGCTCCAGCCGGGCCAATGCCTCATCCAGTGTCGGTTGATGGCCCTTTGGCACCCACCACATCACAAAATGCATCGCCCCCAGTACCTCAAACCATTCTTCGCGCTTTTCATAAAACTGCTTGTGGATCGTGCCCCAAACGAATTTCTCCAGTGTCTCGACGCTTTGCCAGACTGTCAGATTCGAAACATATTGCGGGTCACCCCCAATCGCAGCCTCGGTATTGCCGGTGCCCGGCTCACCTGATCCTTCCATCATCCAGACGAATCCCGGCATGCGTTTGCCAAGGCCGTTGATGCGGTCGAGGTTATCCATGAATTCCTTGACGCGCGGATCGTCAGTTGCGGCCAACAAACGCCCCACATTCAATTCCGCCAGATGCATGTCTTTCATCGTCTCTTCCTCTCTTTTAGCGGTGCCACCCCATCCAGAGCTTTGCGCAAAAATGCGATCGTCAGATTACCGCCGATATAGACCAGACCCACCAGCGCCGCATAGGCCCAGATCGGTACAATCCCATAGGTGATCGCCTGATGGGTCGCCCAGACGGGGACCGCAAAAATCGCAAACGAAAGGATCGCCGCCCCAAGGCTCAGCAATCCATCCCAGATGTTTCGGAAGAATCCCATTATGCCGCTGTTCCCTCATCGCAACTTTTGGTCTTCCACAGCTGCGCTTGTTTCACATGGGCCCAGCCAAAGGCATGATCACTGTCGCCGTGGTCGCCCAGATGCCGAAACCGCGCCATCGCCTCGGTCATTGTGGGTTGATGGCCAATCGGCACCCACCACATGGCAAAACGCAGGCTCTCAACCGCATCGTACCATTCTGCCTTGCGATCATAGAATTGCTTGTGCACCGTGTTCCAAACAAAATGCTCAAGGGATGAGACATCGCGCCAGACCGAAAGCGTGCTCGCCGTGCGAGGATTGCCGCCCAAAGCGCCATCCGAGGCACGCTGCTCCTGGTTCATCTCATCTTCGGACATCATCCAGATAAAACCGGGGCTGCGTTGCGCCACACCGTTGACCAGATCAAGGCCATCGACAAACCCCTGCACCCGCGGGTCGTCCCAGTCGTATTTGAGAATACCAAGGTTCAACTCGGCAAGGTGATGGCCTGCGGGTTGTTTCATGGTCTTAGAAAGCCGCGATCACGGCCAGCAGGGCCAAACCGACCATGCAGACAAATCCGATCATAAACATCGCAGAACGTGCAGGTTGGTTTTCTGTGCGGATGTGAACAATTGCCATAGCGACGCGCGATACGATGAACACCGACGCAAAGAGGTTCACCCAGAACGGCGTGGCCCCGGCAAGTATCGCAGCAATGGTTGCGCCAATGAAGGGACCGGAATTCTCAATCGCATTCATGAACGCGCGGTCAGCCCGATAGACAGGGTTGGCATAGTCCCGCTTTGGCTTACCACAATCACAACGATTTTCCGGCGTGCGCCCCCGTGTGGACAGGCCCGCGAGAATGAGACTGATCAAAGCCCACAGACCGAGCGAAGCGATGGCGTGACTGTATTCAGCGAATTGCTGCATGGTGCATTCTCCCTGGAAAAAAGAAACGTGAGGTCCGGTGCCAGTCGCAAATATTGATTAAATGTCCAGCATCAGGCCCACAAGGTTGTCCAAACCAACCCGCCGCTCAGCCGCCTTGCACACAGCCGGATCAAGGGGGCCACGCGAGGTATCCAATCTAAAAGGCGTGTTGTTCTCAGCATCAAACTCATTCGACAAACGTCGCGCTGCCGCCGCAACCGAGATGGACTTCACTGCAAAAAATTCGTCCGGCCGGGAAAATCGCAAGGCTGAAACATCCAGCTCGACATCGGCATGCACATCAATCCGTGCACAGCCCTTTGCAAGGCGTCTGGCCAAAAACCGTGCCGCCAAAATCTCAGGCACCGGGCCCGCGACCAGAACGCGTTGAAAGCCATCCCGGTTTGCCTGTGCAAGGGGCATCTGTACGCCTCCGAACACAAAAACGGCAACAACAAGTAGAAATCTCACTCCGCCGCCACCGCCGCGCTCACCCGTCCTGTCCGCTTGTGCTTGATCCGGTCCTCAATCTCATC
Protein-coding sequences here:
- a CDS encoding NADH-quinone oxidoreductase subunit M, coding for MDHHLLSIITFMPAFAALILAVFLRGDDAAAGRNAKWLAMITTTVTFLISLFVLFDFDASNPGFQHVDEAEWLLGMQYRLGVDGISILFVMLTTFMMPLVIAASWNVETRVKEYMIAFLLLETLMLGVFMALDLVLFYLFFEAGLIPMFLIIGIWGGKDRIYASFKFFLYTFLGSVLMLVAMVAMFTEAGTTCIGGCEISLLTHTFGSETFSLMGIQIVGGMQTLMFLAFFASFAVKMPMWPVHTWLPDAHVQAPTAGSVVLAAILLKMGGYGFLRFSLPMFPVGSDVMAPFVLWISAIAIVYTSLVALVQEDMKKLIAYSSVAHMGFVTMGIFAANQQGVDGAIFQMISHGFISGALFLCVGVIYDRMHTREIDAYGGLVNRMPAYALIFMFFTMANVGLPGTSGFVGEFLTLMAVFQVNTWVAAVATTGVIFSAAYALWLYRRVVMGDLIKESLKAITDMTTRERWIFAPLVVMTLLLGVYPALVLDMIGPSVAALVGNYNVALEAAGDVVQSAAVSN
- the nuoL gene encoding NADH-quinone oxidoreductase subunit L, encoding METTILFAPLVGALICGFGWKIIGETAAMWVSTGLLFLAALLSWVVFLTFDGPTEHIQILRFIESGTLSTDWAIRMDRLTAIMLIVVTTVSSLVHLYSFGYMSHDVNFNEDESYKPRFFAYLSFFTFAMLMLVTSDNLVQMFFGWEGVGVASYLLIGFYYKKPSANAAAIKAFVVNRVGDFGFALGIFGLFYLTDSIKFDDVFAAAPELAEQTVGFLWSEWNAANLIAFLLFVGAMGKSAQLFLHTWLPDAMEGPTPVSALIHAATMVTAGVFLVCRMSPLMEFAPEAMIFVTVIGASTAFFAATVGLVQTDIKRVIAYSTCSQLGYMFVAAGVGMYSAAMFHLFTHAFFKAMLFLGAGSVIHAMHHEQDMTNYGGLRKKIPYTFAAMMIGTLAITGVGIPLTHFGFAGFLSKDAIIESAWAGGSMYGFWLLVVAAAMTSFYSWRLMFMTFYGTPRGDKHTHEHAHESPMTMLVPLGVLSLGAIFAGMIWYNSFFGHAEDIAEFYDIPLAEMAADGTAHAEGAEKGHDDAAATEGHGDDAAGGGEHHASFGGAPGEGAIYFGPDNHVLDDAHAAPAWVKVSPFIAMLGGFVMAMWFYIWNPSLPARLAANQQPLYQFLKNKWYFDELYDVIFVGPAKAIGRFLWKRGDGNVIDGTLNGVAMGIIPFFTRLAGKAQSGYIFTYAFAMVIGIAVLVTWMSMSGGAN
- the nuoK gene encoding NADH-quinone oxidoreductase subunit NuoK gives rise to the protein MIGLEHYLTVAATLFVIGIFGLFLNRKNVIILLMSIELMLLAVNINLVAFSSFLGDLVGQVFTLFVLTVAAAEAAIGLAILVCFFRNRGTIAVEDVNVMKG
- a CDS encoding NADH-quinone oxidoreductase subunit J, whose protein sequence is MTVFSFYLFAISVIAGGLFTVISRNPVHSVLWLILSFLSAAGLFVLLGAEFVAMLLIIVYVGAVAVLFLFVVMMLDVDFAELKAEMARYMPLALLIGLVILMQFVMAFGAWETNAAAEGLRAQAIDPNTFNTKALGLILYDQYFLLFQLAGLILLVAMIGAIVLTLRHRVDVKRQDVVAQMMRDPATAMELKDVKPGQGL
- a CDS encoding carboxymuconolactone decarboxylase family protein; this translates as MTDPTNPFEAMMKQAQEMAKSFPAMDAFSPKGFEAMMGTMPKELMETFFGNTLNPDGLDARTRLLLTLAGLTMQGAQNDVAMRQTVRHALEAGATKQHIIETIGQMSVFAGIPAMTRALELAQTVLDEKADTKKEDGA
- the nuoI gene encoding NADH-quinone oxidoreductase subunit NuoI, which codes for MAQTDYTRAAKYFLLQDYAKAFMLGMRYFFAPKVTLNYPHEKGPLSPRFRGEHALRRYPNGEERCIACKLCEAICPAQAITIDAEPREDGSRRTTRYDIDMTKCIYCGFCQEACPVDAIVEGPNFEFSTETREELYYDKNKLLENGDRWEAEIARNLEMDAPYR